The Brachyspira hyodysenteriae ATCC 27164 genome includes a window with the following:
- the pcp gene encoding pyroglutamyl-peptidase I, with amino-acid sequence MKALITGFEPFDKEEINPSWEAVSSLHNNIDDIEIIKLKLPTVFKKSYEKLFDSLENIKPDIVICVGQAGGRYEISLERVAVNIDDAGIKDNEGNQPIDEIIFNDGENAYFSRLPIKRIKEELNKISIPSAVSNTAGTFVCNHIMYSLLYYIKKNNLNIKGGFIHVPYITEQILDKPNTPYMTKDMIVKALEVIIKTSLYN; translated from the coding sequence ATGAAAGCATTAATAACAGGTTTTGAGCCTTTTGATAAAGAAGAAATTAATCCTTCTTGGGAGGCAGTTAGTAGTTTACATAACAATATAGATGATATAGAAATAATTAAATTAAAACTTCCTACGGTATTTAAAAAATCTTATGAAAAACTTTTTGATAGTTTAGAAAATATTAAACCTGATATAGTTATATGTGTAGGGCAGGCTGGCGGAAGATACGAAATATCATTGGAAAGAGTGGCTGTCAATATAGATGATGCTGGAATAAAAGATAATGAAGGAAATCAGCCCATTGATGAAATTATATTTAATGACGGAGAGAATGCTTATTTTTCTAGGCTTCCTATAAAAAGAATAAAAGAAGAATTAAATAAAATTTCTATACCTTCAGCTGTTTCAAATACTGCAGGAACTTTTGTATGCAATCATATAATGTATTCTTTGCTATACTACATAAAAAAGAATAATTTAAATATTAAAGGCGGATTTATACATGTGCCTTATATAACAGAACAAATACTTGATAAGCCAAACACTCCATATATGACTAAAGATATGATAGTAAAAGCTCTTGAGGTAATTATTAAAACTAGTTTATATAATTAA
- a CDS encoding MATE family Na+-driven efflux transporter — MGTNLLKQINFRLFIVLMIQALMPSIYSTFRIYLLDSYPSASGINIASQQMWLGIIYEVFEEAIIAPLFFFFGKIKDKNSDEEKYIFINKVRSSILIITFIYIVMAFIINVFAGNLVTVMKQQTELYLQTTTYIRLESLANIAVVLFHLVIIVHTALENYKSIFVITTIKMFLTIILDILFVSQYSISLNLGVNGIAYNNIISNLISVIIALILLNKSGYNIFDKIKLQFLWNKKVSSLNVISGLESFYRNLIYSIVLVRMINIVGEQGNYWVANSFYWAWLLIPINQIGTLVRTDLSKDHNRSLKPYVLLTTICVLIWIALIPTYKYFMKYIMNAQNLESVMSLIMILFPFYIFYAYYNIISNLLYAIGQIKYMLLQSFIVNTFFNIPYFILYLKGAYEITLLNITLRFGLAILISTVIIYIIYFAKIRKILKLEKHNI; from the coding sequence ATGGGTACAAATTTGTTAAAGCAAATTAATTTCAGACTTTTTATTGTTCTTATGATACAAGCTTTGATGCCTTCTATCTATTCTACATTTAGAATATATTTACTTGACAGCTATCCGAGTGCAAGCGGTATAAATATTGCATCTCAGCAAATGTGGCTTGGAATTATATACGAAGTATTTGAAGAAGCTATAATAGCACCGCTTTTTTTCTTTTTTGGAAAAATAAAAGATAAAAATTCGGATGAAGAAAAATATATTTTTATTAATAAAGTAAGAAGTTCTATATTAATAATAACTTTTATATATATAGTAATGGCTTTTATTATAAATGTATTTGCCGGTAATTTAGTTACTGTAATGAAGCAGCAGACGGAACTATATTTGCAAACTACTACATATATAAGATTAGAGTCTTTAGCTAATATTGCTGTAGTATTGTTTCATTTGGTGATAATAGTTCATACGGCTTTAGAAAATTATAAATCTATTTTTGTAATAACTACAATAAAAATGTTTTTAACTATTATTTTAGATATACTTTTTGTTTCTCAGTATTCTATATCTTTGAATTTGGGAGTTAATGGTATAGCTTATAATAATATAATATCGAATTTGATTTCTGTAATAATAGCTTTAATACTATTAAATAAAAGCGGATATAATATTTTTGATAAAATAAAACTTCAATTTTTATGGAATAAAAAAGTAAGTTCATTAAATGTAATATCAGGTCTTGAATCATTTTATAGAAATTTGATTTACAGCATAGTACTTGTAAGAATGATTAATATTGTAGGAGAGCAGGGTAATTATTGGGTGGCAAATTCATTCTATTGGGCTTGGCTTTTGATACCTATAAATCAAATAGGAACATTAGTAAGAACAGATTTATCTAAGGATCATAACAGAAGTTTAAAGCCTTATGTGCTTCTTACAACTATATGCGTTCTTATATGGATAGCATTAATACCTACATATAAATATTTTATGAAGTATATAATGAATGCACAGAATCTTGAATCTGTTATGTCATTGATTATGATACTATTTCCTTTTTATATATTCTATGCATATTATAATATCATATCAAATTTATTGTACGCTATAGGACAGATTAAATATATGCTTCTTCAGTCTTTTATAGTTAATACATTTTTCAATATACCATATTTTATTTTGTATTTAAAAGGTGCTTATGAGATTACTCTTTTGAATATAACTTTAAGATTCGGACTTGCTATTTTAATATCTACAGTGATTATATATATAATTTATTTTGCTAAAATAAGAAAGATTCTAAAATTAGAAAAACATAATATTTGA
- a CDS encoding PTS sugar transporter subunit IIA gives MLKIIDKITKEHVFEDLESKDKESLFKVLSEKIAPVASASADAIFDAFKKREDEYTTNIGNGVAVPHGRIQGYGKTDIFVGFLKNEINYDSDSDEKSPVKLIFAILSDLDNPQDYLLNLSQIFFLVNQKEILDKVMATKSYDELASVLESFKKLDEKFEAEKQIKFLIELERAEIQIKAYELYSSTHSQQKSDVVLEEYKKYKDTILSKIDVAVLENYKRIKENKGEALAKIENYKCSACNVAIPKMTVNEVRRQNQIIMCFHCGRILFTTD, from the coding sequence ATGCTCAAAATAATTGACAAAATCACAAAAGAACATGTATTTGAAGATTTGGAATCAAAAGACAAAGAATCGCTTTTCAAAGTTTTAAGTGAAAAAATTGCACCGGTTGCTTCAGCATCTGCAGATGCTATATTCGATGCATTCAAAAAACGTGAAGATGAATACACTACTAATATTGGAAACGGAGTTGCTGTTCCACATGGAAGAATACAAGGTTATGGAAAAACAGATATATTTGTTGGTTTCTTGAAAAATGAAATTAACTATGACTCAGACTCTGATGAAAAAAGTCCTGTTAAATTAATATTTGCTATACTTTCCGATCTTGATAACCCTCAGGATTATCTTTTAAATCTTTCTCAAATTTTCTTCTTAGTGAATCAAAAAGAAATACTTGATAAAGTAATGGCTACTAAAAGCTATGATGAACTTGCTTCTGTTTTAGAATCATTCAAAAAATTAGATGAAAAATTTGAAGCTGAAAAACAAATCAAATTCTTAATCGAACTTGAAAGAGCTGAAATACAAATTAAAGCTTATGAACTTTATAGTTCTACTCACTCTCAGCAAAAATCTGATGTTGTTTTAGAAGAGTACAAAAAATATAAAGATACTATACTAAGCAAAATTGATGTTGCAGTGTTAGAAAATTACAAAAGAATTAAAGAAAATAAAGGTGAAGCTCTAGCTAAAATAGAAAATTACAAATGCAGTGCTTGTAATGTAGCTATACCTAAAATGACTGTTAATGAAGTTAGAAGACAAAATCAAATTATTATGTGTTTCCATTGCGGAAGAATATTATTCACTACTGACTGA
- a CDS encoding phosphoribosylformylglycinamidine synthase translates to MNYRIFIEKKEGFNLEAKRLENQLKENFKIKCSVRLLNVYDIFNIEESQLNNSIKVIFSEPPTDKIVEKKDFESLKHFAVEYLPGQFDQRADSALQCLKLIYNDIKDVTIVSGKVVVFDGNIDDDTIEKIKKFYINPVESREKDLKKLEIEPYQKADDIKDVDNFINLNIDELHKYRDALDLAMTYKDIEFVQNYFKNEEKRNPTETEIKVLDTYWSDHCRHTTFMTKINDVKLENDKSNFSEVILNAINRYYSMRKELYGEDVDSKRDINLMDMATVSAKYIKKKGKLEDLEISDEINACSIYIDVDAVDENGKNKTEKYLLMFKNETHNHPTEIEPFGGASTCLGGAIRDPLSGRSYVYQAIRVTGSANPLEKLEDTLPGKLPQKKITTTAAAGYSSYGNQIGLTTCLVNEVYDEGYKAKRLEVGAVVGAVPVNYVRREKPKAGDIVIVLGGRTGRDGCGGATGSSKSHTDTSLRLCGAEVQKGNAPEERKIQRLFRNKEVTKLIKKCNDFGAGGVSVAIGELSDGIDINLDVLPVKYLGLNGTELAISESQERMAVVVESKDADNFIKLANEENIEATKVATITDTNRLVMYLKGKKIVDISRKFLDTNGAKQETNAVLKDINFENNPFSTKNACSLTSHWFNMIEDLNVASQKGLIEMFDSSIGATTILMPFGGKYQMTPSDVSIQKIPIFDNNAKEINTASAISWGYNPSIMKWSEFHGGIYSVIESMSKLVSIGVDYKNIRLSFQEYFEKLGNDAKKWGKVYSALLGTIYAQTEFDIPAIGGKDSMSGTFNNISVPSTLISFAVSTVNSKDVISPEFKSANNYVYLIKHNMLENYMPNVSEIKENFDFIYKNIKDKKILSAYTIKFGGIAEALTKMSFGNRIGVDIKDELYFFNLMPASFIVETKEELNYKNAVLIGKTINEYKIKVCGETVDLEEAEKSWLEKLSPVFPYKTYEDIETYQLAEYKREALFICKNKTAKPNVLIAAFLGTNCEYDTQKAFSDAGADTDIFVFRNIKPEYIKESIEEMSKKIDNSQIFMIPGGFSAADEPDGSGKFISAILTNEKIKNSIHKLLERDGLVLGICNGFQALIKSGLLPYGKIGNITEKSPTLTFNKIGRHISQMVTTKVVSNNSPWLYNIPVGSELVVPVSHGEGRFFADEDIIKELIKKGQIATQYVNFESKPTNEFRFNPNGSAYAIEGIISEDGKVLGKMGHSERYSNNLYKNIITKDIYNIFENGVNYFK, encoded by the coding sequence ATGAACTATCGTATCTTTATAGAAAAAAAAGAAGGTTTTAATTTAGAGGCTAAAAGATTAGAAAATCAATTAAAAGAAAATTTCAAAATAAAATGTTCTGTAAGACTTTTGAATGTTTATGACATATTTAATATAGAAGAAAGTCAGTTAAATAATTCTATTAAAGTAATATTTTCAGAACCTCCAACTGATAAAATAGTTGAAAAAAAAGATTTTGAAAGTTTAAAACATTTTGCAGTAGAATATTTACCAGGACAATTCGATCAAAGAGCAGATTCAGCATTACAATGTTTGAAGCTTATTTATAATGATATAAAAGATGTAACTATAGTAAGCGGAAAAGTTGTAGTTTTTGACGGTAATATAGATGATGATACTATAGAAAAAATAAAAAAATTCTATATTAACCCTGTAGAAAGCAGAGAAAAAGATTTAAAAAAGCTAGAAATAGAACCTTATCAAAAAGCTGATGATATTAAAGATGTAGATAATTTTATTAACTTAAATATAGATGAACTTCATAAATATAGAGATGCTCTTGATTTGGCAATGACTTATAAAGATATAGAGTTCGTACAAAATTATTTTAAAAATGAAGAGAAAAGAAACCCAACAGAAACAGAAATAAAAGTACTTGATACATATTGGTCAGACCACTGCCGTCATACAACATTCATGACAAAAATCAATGATGTAAAATTAGAAAATGATAAAAGTAATTTTTCAGAAGTGATACTCAATGCTATTAATAGATATTATAGTATGAGAAAAGAGCTTTACGGTGAAGATGTTGATAGTAAAAGAGATATTAATTTAATGGATATGGCAACAGTATCCGCTAAATACATAAAGAAAAAAGGAAAACTTGAAGATTTAGAAATTTCAGATGAGATAAATGCATGTTCTATTTATATAGATGTTGATGCTGTTGATGAAAATGGAAAAAATAAAACAGAAAAATATTTATTGATGTTTAAAAATGAAACTCATAATCACCCTACAGAGATTGAACCTTTCGGAGGTGCTTCTACTTGTTTGGGCGGAGCTATAAGAGACCCTCTTTCTGGAAGAAGCTATGTATATCAGGCAATAAGAGTTACAGGAAGTGCTAATCCATTAGAAAAGCTAGAGGATACTTTGCCAGGTAAACTTCCTCAAAAGAAAATTACTACTACTGCAGCAGCAGGATATTCTTCTTACGGTAACCAAATAGGGCTTACAACTTGTTTAGTTAATGAAGTATATGATGAAGGATATAAGGCAAAAAGACTTGAAGTAGGTGCAGTTGTTGGAGCTGTTCCTGTAAATTATGTACGCAGAGAAAAGCCTAAAGCAGGCGATATAGTTATAGTGCTTGGAGGAAGAACAGGAAGAGACGGATGCGGCGGTGCTACTGGTTCATCAAAAAGCCATACTGATACATCTTTAAGACTTTGCGGTGCTGAAGTACAGAAAGGTAATGCCCCAGAAGAGAGAAAAATTCAAAGATTATTCAGAAATAAAGAAGTTACTAAATTAATAAAAAAATGTAATGACTTCGGTGCAGGCGGTGTTTCTGTTGCTATAGGTGAATTATCTGATGGAATTGACATTAATCTTGATGTGTTGCCTGTTAAATATTTAGGTTTGAATGGTACCGAATTAGCAATATCAGAATCTCAGGAAAGAATGGCTGTTGTTGTTGAAAGTAAGGATGCAGATAATTTTATAAAACTTGCTAATGAAGAGAATATTGAAGCTACAAAAGTTGCAACTATAACAGATACTAACAGACTTGTAATGTATTTGAAAGGCAAAAAGATTGTAGATATAAGCCGTAAGTTTTTAGATACTAACGGAGCTAAACAAGAAACTAATGCCGTTCTTAAAGATATTAATTTTGAAAATAATCCTTTCAGCACAAAAAATGCATGTTCTCTAACTTCTCATTGGTTTAATATGATAGAAGATTTGAATGTAGCTTCTCAAAAGGGACTTATTGAAATGTTCGACTCATCAATAGGAGCAACAACTATATTAATGCCTTTCGGCGGAAAATACCAAATGACTCCAAGCGATGTAAGCATTCAAAAGATACCTATATTCGATAATAATGCCAAAGAAATAAATACTGCTTCTGCTATATCTTGGGGTTATAATCCTTCTATAATGAAATGGTCAGAGTTCCATGGCGGTATATATTCCGTAATAGAATCAATGTCAAAACTTGTTTCTATAGGTGTTGATTACAAAAATATAAGATTATCATTCCAAGAATATTTCGAGAAATTAGGAAATGATGCTAAAAAATGGGGTAAAGTTTATTCTGCATTGCTTGGTACAATATATGCACAAACTGAATTTGATATACCAGCTATAGGCGGTAAAGACTCTATGAGCGGTACTTTCAATAATATATCAGTTCCTTCAACTTTAATATCATTTGCTGTATCAACTGTAAACTCTAAAGATGTAATTTCTCCGGAGTTCAAATCAGCTAATAATTATGTTTACTTAATAAAACATAATATGCTAGAAAATTATATGCCTAATGTTTCTGAAATAAAAGAGAATTTTGACTTTATATATAAAAACATAAAAGACAAAAAAATATTATCAGCATACACTATCAAATTCGGAGGTATTGCTGAAGCTTTAACTAAAATGTCTTTCGGTAACAGAATAGGTGTTGATATAAAAGATGAGCTTTATTTCTTTAATTTGATGCCTGCTTCATTTATAGTAGAAACTAAAGAAGAATTAAATTATAAAAATGCTGTACTCATAGGAAAAACTATTAATGAATACAAAATAAAAGTATGCGGAGAAACTGTAGATTTAGAAGAAGCAGAAAAATCATGGCTTGAAAAATTATCTCCGGTATTCCCTTATAAAACTTATGAGGATATTGAAACTTACCAGCTAGCTGAATATAAAAGAGAGGCACTATTTATATGCAAAAATAAAACAGCTAAACCTAATGTTTTAATAGCTGCATTTTTAGGTACTAACTGTGAATATGATACTCAAAAAGCATTCTCTGATGCAGGAGCTGATACTGATATTTTTGTATTTAGAAATATTAAACCAGAATACATAAAAGAATCTATTGAAGAGATGTCTAAAAAAATAGATAATTCTCAAATATTTATGATTCCAGGAGGATTCAGTGCGGCAGATGAGCCTGACGGTTCTGGAAAGTTTATTTCTGCAATACTTACAAATGAAAAAATAAAAAATTCTATACATAAATTATTAGAACGAGACGGACTTGTTTTGGGTATATGTAATGGATTCCAAGCATTAATAAAATCAGGTTTACTTCCTTATGGAAAAATAGGAAATATTACAGAAAAATCTCCTACTCTTACATTCAATAAAATAGGAAGACATATTTCCCAAATGGTAACAACAAAGGTAGTATCAAATAATTCTCCTTGGCTTTATAATATACCTGTAGGAAGCGAATTAGTTGTACCTGTTTCTCATGGTGAGGGAAGATTCTTTGCTGATGAAGATATAATAAAAGAATTAATCAAAAAAGGACAGATTGCTACTCAGTATGTTAACTTTGAATCAAAACCTACTAATGAGTTCAGATTCAATCCTAATGGTTCTGCTTATGCTATTGAAGGTATAATTTCAGAGGACGGAAAAGTATTAGGTAAGATGGGACATAGCGAAAGATACTCAAATAATTTATACAAAAATATTATAACAAAAGATATTTACAACATTTTTGAAAATGGAGTAAATTATTTCAAATAA
- a CDS encoding amidohydrolase, producing the protein MKKLYFILLMILSILSISCYDKITHKIKVYHNGNILTMKGDEPVYARAIEIRDNTIMKVAYTEEDEKSILNNVYAEVVDLEGKTLMPGFIDSHSHLVRFAQALTTVDLTGSTNLLEMAQRITNYIEVNQLKPDAWVVGFGYDNNLLPDKKNPNRDDLDKISTTHPIFITHASGHVGAMNSKALEEFGVDENTPDIEGGVIERYPDSRKPTGYMEETAFLHYANTINFELTDEDLMRFVNQAEDVYLGYGITTAQDALLSTAEFPLVNNMIKNNRFRIDIIGFIDLKNSDSIVETNKDMVGKYSNRFKIGGYKIFLDGSPQAKTAWLEQPYVSGPARYRGYGIYSNADVEKYVEKALDDEMQLQAHCNGDAAADQYINAFSNVMNKRNTTNNYRAVLVHSQIIRDEQYTSMSNLNIIPSIFVAHVYHWGDVHIENLGMERASQISASKTALNNNLAFTYHQDTPVIKPDMLETIWCAVNRITKNGILLGDNQKVTPYEALKAITINAAYQNKEEDLKGTIEEGKLADLVILSDNPLNCEPMKIKDIEVLETIKEGKTLYNKNQDSSI; encoded by the coding sequence ATGAAAAAATTATATTTTATACTATTAATGATTTTATCTATATTATCAATTTCATGCTATGACAAAATAACTCATAAAATAAAAGTTTATCATAATGGAAATATACTTACTATGAAAGGAGATGAGCCTGTTTATGCAAGGGCTATAGAAATAAGAGATAACACAATAATGAAAGTAGCCTATACTGAAGAAGATGAAAAAAGTATTTTAAACAATGTATATGCTGAAGTTGTAGATTTAGAAGGAAAAACTTTAATGCCTGGATTTATAGATTCTCATAGCCATTTGGTTAGATTTGCTCAGGCTCTTACAACAGTAGATTTAACAGGCTCTACTAATTTGCTTGAGATGGCTCAAAGAATTACTAATTATATAGAAGTAAATCAATTAAAACCAGATGCTTGGGTTGTAGGATTCGGATATGATAATAACTTACTTCCCGATAAAAAAAATCCTAACAGAGATGATTTAGATAAAATTTCTACCACTCATCCAATATTTATAACACATGCTTCAGGACATGTGGGAGCTATGAATTCAAAAGCATTGGAAGAGTTCGGAGTCGATGAGAATACTCCAGATATAGAAGGCGGAGTAATAGAGAGATATCCAGACAGCAGAAAGCCTACAGGATATATGGAAGAAACTGCTTTTTTACATTATGCCAATACTATTAATTTTGAATTAACAGATGAAGATTTAATGAGATTCGTAAATCAAGCTGAAGATGTTTATTTAGGATACGGCATTACAACAGCACAGGATGCTTTACTATCAACTGCAGAATTTCCTCTTGTAAATAATATGATAAAGAATAATAGATTCAGAATAGATATTATAGGATTTATAGATTTAAAAAATTCTGATTCTATAGTAGAAACTAATAAAGACATGGTTGGCAAATACAGCAATAGATTTAAAATAGGCGGCTATAAAATATTTTTAGACGGATCTCCTCAGGCAAAAACTGCATGGTTGGAACAGCCTTATGTAAGCGGACCAGCCAGATATAGAGGATACGGAATATATAGTAATGCAGATGTAGAAAAATATGTAGAAAAAGCATTAGATGATGAAATGCAGCTTCAGGCTCATTGTAATGGAGATGCAGCAGCAGATCAGTATATAAATGCTTTCAGTAATGTTATGAATAAAAGAAATACCACTAATAATTACAGAGCAGTTTTAGTTCATAGCCAAATAATAAGAGATGAACAATATACATCAATGTCAAATCTAAATATCATACCTTCAATATTTGTAGCACATGTTTATCATTGGGGAGATGTACATATAGAAAATTTAGGTATGGAAAGAGCTTCACAGATAAGTGCATCAAAAACAGCATTGAATAATAATCTAGCTTTTACTTATCATCAGGACACACCCGTAATAAAACCGGATATGCTTGAAACTATTTGGTGTGCCGTTAATAGAATAACAAAAAATGGTATATTGTTAGGAGATAATCAGAAAGTCACTCCTTATGAGGCATTAAAAGCTATCACTATTAATGCAGCCTATCAAAATAAAGAAGAAGATTTAAAAGGAACTATAGAAGAAGGTAAATTGGCTGATTTAGTAATATTAAGCGATAATCCTCTTAACTGCGAACCTATGAAGATAAAAGATATAGAAGTACTTGAAACTATTAAAGAAGGAAAAACATTATACAATAAAAATCAAGACTCATCTATTTAA
- the fusA gene encoding elongation factor G codes for MGKIYNPESIRNVALLGHVGSGKTSLNEALLYRAKSIDKKGEIERGTTVSDYTDEEIKQKMSIRTSLSFIEWNDHKINLLDIPGSGDFSGEINPALRVAESCIVVIDAEFGIQIETEKHWQMANNFRRPRIVFINKIDKEMVDHKALLEKIENNFKEPPVVPIQIPMGNGKDFKGIIDVIYHKAFFRDEHGKIVEAEIPEEYYEEYRATRDRLKELVCEVDDSLMERYLDGGKFTDEEYIEALTKSILQYKVVPILFGTSIRDIGMGALLDTIIRYMPSPSYVPVTDGTDLLTNEPATRTILGDNNPFAAFVFKTTIDQYAGRISFFKVRSGSIKSGDEIYNSRTGKKEKVSHIYMARGKKQIESDTITAGDIGVLAKLSDCRTGDTISVPSAPFQFLPLKVPQPIYFTAIKILKNDIKALEVLDTIAQEDLTFNIEYDTETKETIIKAMGALQVKLALERVVSLTKAEIEQSVPRVAYRETIRKQAQAQYRHKKQSGGSGQFGEVHLEVSPLPRDGGFEFINDIFGGAIPKQYIPGVEKGIQDALAQGPLGKYPMVDIKVRLFDGKYHDVDSNELSFRIAGSMAAKEAFKNASPVLLEPVMKVTVYVPEEFTGSIMNELTGKRGKILGMEAASNTIQMIKAEVPLSEMLTYSIEMKASTSGRGTFEMEHSHYQELTGPLADKVIEERKALLGSVE; via the coding sequence ATGGGAAAAATTTATAACCCAGAAAGTATTCGTAATGTTGCACTTCTAGGGCATGTAGGAAGCGGTAAAACTAGTTTGAATGAAGCCTTACTCTATAGAGCTAAATCTATAGATAAAAAAGGTGAAATCGAAAGAGGAACTACAGTCAGTGATTATACAGACGAAGAAATCAAGCAAAAAATGTCCATAAGAACTTCTTTAAGTTTTATAGAATGGAATGATCATAAAATTAATTTGCTGGACATTCCTGGGTCTGGTGATTTCAGCGGTGAAATTAACCCTGCACTAAGAGTAGCTGAATCTTGTATCGTTGTTATAGATGCAGAATTCGGTATACAAATAGAAACTGAAAAACATTGGCAGATGGCTAATAATTTTAGAAGACCTAGAATAGTATTTATCAATAAAATAGATAAAGAAATGGTTGATCATAAAGCTTTATTAGAGAAAATCGAAAATAACTTTAAAGAGCCTCCTGTAGTTCCTATACAAATACCTATGGGTAATGGTAAAGATTTTAAAGGTATAATAGATGTTATTTATCATAAAGCATTTTTTAGAGATGAGCATGGAAAAATTGTAGAGGCAGAAATACCTGAAGAATATTATGAAGAGTACAGAGCAACACGCGACAGATTAAAAGAATTAGTATGCGAAGTTGATGATAGTCTTATGGAAAGGTATTTAGACGGCGGTAAATTTACAGATGAAGAATATATTGAAGCTTTAACAAAATCTATACTTCAATATAAAGTAGTACCTATACTTTTCGGTACATCTATAAGAGATATAGGTATGGGAGCTTTACTTGATACTATTATCAGATATATGCCTTCTCCTTCTTATGTACCTGTTACAGACGGTACTGATCTTTTAACTAATGAACCTGCAACAAGAACTATATTAGGTGATAATAATCCTTTTGCAGCATTTGTATTTAAAACTACTATAGACCAATATGCTGGAAGAATATCATTCTTTAAAGTTCGTTCAGGAAGCATAAAAAGCGGAGATGAAATATACAATTCCAGAACAGGAAAAAAAGAAAAAGTTTCTCATATATATATGGCTAGAGGAAAAAAACAAATAGAAAGCGATACTATTACAGCAGGAGATATAGGAGTATTAGCAAAACTTTCAGATTGTAGAACAGGCGATACTATAAGTGTTCCGTCTGCTCCATTCCAATTCTTACCTCTTAAAGTACCTCAGCCTATATACTTTACAGCTATTAAAATATTGAAAAATGATATAAAAGCTCTTGAAGTGCTTGATACTATAGCTCAGGAAGATTTAACATTCAATATAGAGTATGATACTGAAACTAAAGAAACTATTATAAAAGCTATGGGTGCTTTACAGGTAAAATTAGCATTAGAAAGAGTAGTATCTCTCACTAAAGCAGAAATAGAACAAAGTGTTCCTAGAGTAGCTTATAGAGAAACAATAAGAAAACAGGCTCAGGCTCAATATAGACATAAAAAACAATCAGGAGGAAGCGGACAGTTTGGAGAAGTTCATTTAGAAGTTTCACCTCTTCCGCGTGACGGCGGTTTTGAATTTATAAACGATATATTTGGAGGTGCTATACCTAAACAGTATATACCGGGAGTAGAAAAAGGTATACAAGATGCTTTAGCACAAGGCCCTTTGGGCAAATATCCTATGGTTGATATTAAAGTTAGACTCTTTGACGGTAAATACCATGATGTAGACTCCAATGAATTATCATTTAGAATAGCAGGTTCTATGGCTGCAAAAGAAGCTTTCAAAAATGCAAGTCCTGTATTATTAGAGCCTGTTATGAAAGTTACAGTTTATGTACCTGAAGAGTTTACTGGTTCTATAATGAATGAACTCACAGGTAAAAGAGGAAAAATTTTAGGTATGGAGGCAGCATCTAATACAATACAAATGATTAAAGCTGAAGTGCCGCTATCTGAAATGCTTACATACTCTATAGAGATGAAAGCTTCAACTTCAGGAAGAGGTACTTTTGAAATGGAACATTCTCACTATCAAGAGCTTACAGGTCCTTTAGCCGATAAGGTTATAGAGGAAAGAAAAGCATTGCTTGGCAGCGTAGAATAA
- a CDS encoding FlgD immunoglobulin-like domain containing protein produces the protein MINNLLKIWTAKRNVLIILLLAFLYISCSPNKPSSNISEFYNFPNPFSPSKENTTYKVSIASGEIISAKVEIYSQNGDLMDSKDLTIDASKKTATCIWSGLDKNGKYLPSGVYDAKATVKDDQDSTFIAEFKTSIR, from the coding sequence ATGATAAATAATTTATTAAAAATATGGACAGCTAAAAGAAATGTTTTAATAATACTTCTTTTAGCTTTCCTTTATATTTCATGCTCACCAAATAAACCTAGCTCAAACATTTCTGAGTTTTATAATTTTCCAAATCCATTTAGTCCTTCTAAGGAGAATACTACTTATAAAGTTTCTATTGCAAGCGGAGAAATTATAAGTGCCAAAGTTGAAATATACTCTCAAAATGGAGATTTAATGGATTCAAAAGATTTAACTATTGATGCTTCAAAGAAAACAGCTACTTGTATATGGTCAGGACTTGATAAGAATGGGAAATATCTTCCATCTGGTGTTTATGATGCTAAAGCAACAGTTAAAGATGATCAAGATTCCACATTTATAGCTGAATTTAAAACTTCTATAAGATAA